Proteins co-encoded in one Holophagales bacterium genomic window:
- a CDS encoding PAAR domain-containing protein has product MHPLPPVLTGGPPAPNVLIGYLMAWKGIPLAAAPGIMAASAATEATLQALETAAKVAEAAAAAAAGTPGAPAAAAAATAARLAAETAKATSAATNGASIAAAAASGASMHACAQPWPIPPHGPGVVINGSPTVMIGNCPACRMGDTIIEAIGPPNTIMMGCTTVIIGDTGMGGTQGAALSAAAASGAACVET; this is encoded by the coding sequence ATGCACCCGCTCCCGCCCGTCCTCACGGGCGGCCCCCCAGCCCCCAACGTCCTCATCGGCTACCTGATGGCGTGGAAAGGGATCCCGCTCGCGGCTGCTCCGGGGATCATGGCGGCCAGCGCGGCCACGGAAGCGACGCTCCAGGCGCTGGAGACCGCGGCGAAGGTCGCCGAGGCTGCGGCGGCCGCCGCAGCCGGAACGCCCGGCGCGCCGGCGGCGGCCGCCGCCGCCACCGCCGCCCGGCTCGCGGCCGAAACGGCGAAGGCGACTTCGGCGGCCACGAACGGCGCCTCGATCGCTGCCGCCGCGGCCTCCGGGGCCAGCATGCATGCCTGCGCGCAACCATGGCCGATTCCCCCGCACGGGCCCGGCGTCGTCATCAACGGCTCGCCGACCGTCATGATCGGAAACTGCCCCGCCTGCCGGATGGGGGACACGATCATCGAGGCCATCGGCCCTCCCAATACGATCATGATGGGCTGCACGACGGTCATCATCGGAGACACCGGCATGGGAGGAACGCAGGGGGCCGCGCTTTCGGCAGCCGCGGCCAGTGGCGCCGCCTGCGTCGAAACGTGA
- a CDS encoding TIGR04283 family arsenosugar biosynthesis glycosyltransferase yields the protein MAETLNRRLPVLVFAKPPRAGEAKTRLAEVIGQEAAAGIARAFFEDTWADVSSHPWGVPVLATTDPDAPEWRELGVRGAWAQGDGDLGDRLSRMLQRALARAPAALAVGTDSPGLPGTLLDDARRALGTKDAVLGPSDDGGFYLLGLRRAPDGLLEGLPWSSEETFERTKERLLERGLSVHVLPPWFDVDRPEDLEPLRRRLVRGEIRAPATARALARLAAETPRVSVVIPVLDEEARIGRQLGTLLDSGPWHEVLVVDGGSRDGTIRVAREVEGVRVLHAPRGRALQMNAGARAATGDVLLFLHADVELPTDAIRHVAEALADPGVVAGAFRTRTVPDAPGHRLAPFLHLADLRSNYTGLPYGDQAVFIRAGIFERLGGYPEQPLMEDLEMSRRLRRVGKIRTVPARVRVSGRRFLSRPLYYFVLVNVFPFLYAAGVPPARLARLYGNPR from the coding sequence GTGGCTGAGACGCTGAACAGGCGCCTCCCGGTCCTGGTCTTCGCCAAGCCTCCGCGGGCCGGCGAAGCCAAGACGCGCCTCGCCGAGGTCATCGGGCAGGAAGCCGCCGCCGGCATCGCGCGAGCGTTCTTCGAGGACACGTGGGCCGACGTCTCGTCGCACCCCTGGGGCGTGCCGGTCCTTGCCACGACCGACCCGGACGCGCCCGAGTGGCGCGAGCTGGGAGTGCGTGGGGCCTGGGCGCAGGGCGACGGCGACCTCGGCGATCGGCTGAGTCGAATGCTCCAGCGCGCCCTCGCGAGGGCCCCCGCGGCGCTCGCGGTCGGCACCGACTCCCCGGGGCTCCCCGGAACGCTCCTCGACGACGCTCGGCGGGCGCTGGGGACGAAGGACGCGGTCCTCGGACCCTCCGACGACGGGGGCTTCTATCTCCTCGGCCTGCGTCGGGCGCCGGACGGCCTCCTCGAAGGGCTGCCGTGGAGCTCGGAGGAGACCTTCGAACGTACGAAGGAGCGGCTCCTCGAGCGCGGACTCTCCGTCCACGTCCTGCCGCCCTGGTTCGACGTCGATCGCCCCGAAGACCTCGAGCCGCTCCGACGGCGTCTCGTGCGCGGCGAGATCCGCGCCCCGGCAACCGCGAGAGCGCTCGCACGTCTCGCCGCGGAGACGCCCCGCGTTTCCGTCGTCATCCCGGTCCTCGATGAAGAGGCCCGCATCGGCAGGCAGCTGGGCACCCTTCTCGACTCCGGCCCGTGGCACGAGGTCCTCGTCGTCGACGGCGGGAGCCGCGACGGCACGATCCGCGTCGCCCGCGAGGTGGAAGGGGTCCGCGTCCTCCACGCGCCGCGAGGCCGCGCTCTCCAGATGAACGCCGGGGCCCGGGCCGCCACGGGCGACGTGCTCCTTTTCCTCCACGCCGACGTCGAGCTCCCGACTGACGCGATCCGCCACGTCGCCGAGGCGCTCGCCGACCCGGGCGTCGTCGCAGGGGCTTTCCGGACCAGAACCGTTCCCGACGCGCCGGGCCACCGGCTCGCACCGTTCCTACACCTTGCCGACCTGAGGTCAAACTACACCGGTCTGCCGTACGGCGACCAGGCGGTCTTCATCCGAGCCGGAATCTTCGAGCGGCTCGGAGGCTACCCGGAGCAGCCGCTCATGGAGGACCTGGAGATGAGCCGGCGCCTCCGGCGGGTGGGGAAGATCCGCACGGTCCCGGCCCGAGTCCGCGTCTCCGGCCGGCGGTTTCTCTCGCGCCCGCTCTACTACTTCGTCCTGGTCAACGTCTTCCCGTTCCTCTACGCGGCAGGCGTCCCGCCAGCGCGCCTCGCGCGGCTCTACGGGAACCCGCGCTGA
- a CDS encoding DUF4123 domain-containing protein — protein MRDLASTTDPPDRAVAVPSATAHEEGLLTAGRRHLLDLLTNTPEPLYAVLDAARDLAALNWTRESGEECQSLYDGASARDLEMFAPYLVRFSKPSPLIGRLVAKAWGKSWGIYLTSAATFPDLRKHFRHFLMAEIEPARTVYFRFYDPRVLRVYLPTCLPEEVRQFFGPVSSFLLEDEDPSLLLRFRDGARGLEREYVGLEEADVPNP, from the coding sequence TTGAGGGATCTCGCCTCGACGACGGATCCCCCGGACCGCGCCGTCGCGGTGCCGTCGGCCACGGCGCACGAGGAAGGACTGCTGACCGCGGGCCGGCGTCACCTCCTCGACCTCCTCACCAACACCCCGGAACCGCTCTACGCCGTTCTCGACGCGGCCCGCGACCTGGCCGCGCTCAACTGGACGAGGGAATCCGGCGAGGAGTGCCAGTCCCTCTATGACGGCGCCTCGGCTCGCGACCTCGAGATGTTCGCCCCGTACCTGGTGCGATTCTCGAAGCCGTCTCCCCTGATCGGAAGGCTCGTCGCCAAAGCGTGGGGGAAGAGCTGGGGGATCTACCTGACGTCCGCGGCGACCTTTCCGGACCTGCGGAAGCACTTTCGTCACTTCCTCATGGCCGAGATCGAGCCCGCCAGGACCGTCTATTTCCGCTTCTACGACCCGCGCGTCCTCCGCGTCTACCTCCCGACGTGCCTGCCTGAGGAGGTCCGCCAGTTCTTCGGTCCGGTCTCGAGCTTTCTCCTCGAGGACGAGGACCCGAGCCTGCTCCTGAGGTTCCGGGACGGGGCGAGAGGCCTCGAGCGGGAGTACGTAGGCTTGGAGGAGGCCGATGTTCCGAATCCGTAA
- a CDS encoding TIGR00266 family protein — MSDARWHLLIGGHPVGPLTADEVRTSLASGSADRATLAFGPGLAGWTPLGGVPELAGPSAAGAPPLPPPPPRRAHEIDFEVHGSEMQFVEVTLDPGEAVVAEAGSMMFMTSGIAMETVFGDGSSAAPSGGSKLMGALLGAGKRLLTGESLFMTVFANAGRGRERVAFAAPYAGKILPMDLAKLGGELVCQKDSFLCAARGVSVGIAFQKRLGVGLFGGEGFVMQRLTGDGLCFVHAGGTIHPVDLAAGETLRVDTGCLVALAPSVSYDIQFVGNVKTALFGGEGVFFASLTGPGKVWLQSLPLSRLADRIVSAASRTGRSEEGSVLDGAGLGRLFTGG, encoded by the coding sequence ATGTCCGACGCGCGCTGGCATCTCCTCATCGGCGGCCACCCGGTGGGCCCCCTCACGGCTGACGAGGTCCGCACGAGCCTCGCCAGCGGCAGCGCCGACCGCGCAACGCTCGCGTTCGGGCCGGGCCTCGCCGGCTGGACGCCGCTCGGGGGCGTCCCCGAGCTCGCGGGGCCGTCCGCTGCGGGCGCGCCGCCGCTCCCTCCGCCCCCTCCGCGTCGGGCGCACGAGATCGACTTCGAGGTCCACGGCTCCGAGATGCAGTTCGTCGAGGTGACGCTCGACCCGGGCGAGGCGGTCGTCGCCGAGGCGGGCTCGATGATGTTCATGACCTCGGGGATCGCGATGGAGACCGTCTTCGGCGACGGTTCCTCCGCCGCGCCGTCGGGCGGTTCGAAGCTGATGGGGGCGCTCCTCGGCGCCGGAAAGCGGCTTCTGACGGGCGAGAGCCTCTTCATGACCGTCTTCGCGAACGCCGGCCGCGGCCGCGAGAGGGTCGCCTTCGCGGCCCCCTACGCCGGGAAGATCCTCCCGATGGACCTCGCCAAGCTCGGCGGCGAGCTCGTCTGCCAGAAGGACTCCTTCCTCTGCGCGGCCCGCGGCGTGTCGGTCGGGATCGCGTTCCAGAAGCGGCTCGGCGTCGGTCTCTTCGGCGGTGAGGGTTTCGTCATGCAGCGCCTCACGGGTGACGGCCTCTGCTTCGTCCACGCGGGAGGGACGATCCACCCGGTCGACCTCGCCGCCGGGGAGACGCTCCGCGTCGACACGGGCTGCCTCGTGGCGCTCGCGCCGTCCGTCTCCTACGACATCCAGTTCGTCGGGAACGTGAAGACGGCGCTCTTCGGCGGGGAAGGGGTCTTCTTCGCGTCGCTGACCGGGCCCGGGAAGGTCTGGCTCCAGTCGCTCCCGCTCTCGCGCCTCGCCGACCGGATCGTCTCCGCCGCGTCGCGCACGGGCCGCTCGGAGGAGGGGTCGGTGCTCGACGGCGCAGGCCTCGGCCGTCTCTTCACCGGGGGCTGA
- a CDS encoding MBL fold metallo-hydrolase, producing MTTGCVLSAPGYEGPRTAYFDGKRFRNEVPEEHGFGAFLKWITNRDRGPWPEEKLAVAPAPPPPPRVDGGALRVTFVNHSTVLVQVDGLNLLTDPVWSDRVGPASWLGVKRLREPGLRFEDLPPIDAVLLSHNHYDHLDLPTLRRIEERFRAPVITGLGNAEYLRRKGIPGGVDLGWWEGHDLAPGVRVTAVPAAHFSGRGLFDRDRTLWCGFVVEGPSGRVYYAGDTGWGTHFDEVRRRFGPMRLALLPIGAYRPRWFMKPVHVDPAEAVAAARVLEAETSVGVHFGTFPQADDGIDEPAADVAAALARLRDEGIPPPRFVVPANGQALEAPAAP from the coding sequence GTGACGACGGGCTGCGTCCTCTCGGCGCCGGGATACGAAGGGCCGCGGACCGCGTACTTCGACGGGAAGAGGTTCCGCAACGAGGTCCCGGAGGAGCACGGCTTCGGCGCCTTCCTGAAGTGGATCACGAACCGCGACCGCGGGCCGTGGCCCGAGGAGAAGCTCGCCGTCGCCCCCGCCCCGCCTCCTCCCCCGCGCGTCGACGGGGGCGCGCTGCGCGTCACGTTCGTGAACCACTCCACGGTCCTCGTCCAGGTCGACGGGCTGAACCTCCTCACCGACCCGGTCTGGTCGGACCGTGTCGGGCCGGCCTCGTGGCTCGGCGTGAAGCGCCTCCGGGAGCCGGGGCTGCGCTTCGAGGACCTCCCGCCGATCGACGCCGTCCTCCTCTCGCACAACCACTACGACCACCTCGACCTCCCGACGCTCCGGCGGATCGAGGAGCGCTTCCGGGCCCCCGTGATCACGGGGCTCGGGAACGCCGAGTACCTCCGGCGCAAGGGGATTCCCGGCGGCGTCGACCTCGGCTGGTGGGAGGGGCACGACCTCGCGCCCGGCGTCCGCGTGACCGCGGTGCCAGCCGCTCACTTCTCCGGGCGCGGCCTCTTCGACCGCGACCGGACGCTCTGGTGCGGCTTCGTCGTGGAAGGGCCTTCTGGACGCGTCTACTACGCGGGCGACACGGGGTGGGGAACGCACTTCGACGAGGTCCGGCGCCGCTTCGGGCCGATGCGCCTCGCGCTCCTCCCGATCGGCGCCTACCGTCCGCGCTGGTTCATGAAGCCGGTCCACGTCGACCCGGCCGAGGCCGTCGCCGCCGCCCGGGTCCTCGAGGCGGAGACGAGCGTCGGCGTCCACTTCGGGACCTTCCCCCAGGCCGACGACGGGATCGACGAGCCGGCCGCGGACGTCGCCGCCGCGCTCGCCCGGCTCCGCGACGAGGGGATCCCGCCGCCGCGCTTCGTCGTCCCGGCGAACGGCCAGGCGCTCGAGGCGCCGGCCGCGCCGTAG
- a CDS encoding DUF533 domain-containing protein, with product MSIRTPLVRFLIASVLMLGCAGASSAPAAEAPPAAASAAEGGITWKPIPAGTFTMGCTTGDRDCGSELPHAVTITRAFLMAETETTNGSYRLCVSSGACKAPKEWVGGENEPVVNVEKSDAVSFCAWAGGRLPTEAEWEYAARGGRSGLIYPNGSTISHDDANYSGTGGRDQWEEVAPVRSFPPNGYGLYDMAGNVWEWVSDGYDSYRPGPAVDPKGPATGVARLNRGGSWYSFPSFLRVSYRVSVGAETRFDYGFRCVRNRLAEASAPGPCTASVQTRRVVAGIPRQPRCGNKAAPGRVPAASPPRFGRGRPGGSMDPSRLVLGIARAALGGGKKKAGKARGFLSTSGLLTPASLLGAAGVAWGVWETLQAKGGGPGGGPPVPPTPPTLPPPPGPALAVPARAAAVAEAPFPPEALRLVRLALSAARADGVLSDGEREALLAVARAEGAEDAVAAEIARPTPLSEVLRDAPPSSREELYVLAFTVVRADEGVSGTERVYLAHLANRLSLTPDRTAALEARTAAAIDAAPVS from the coding sequence GTGAGCATTCGCACGCCTCTCGTCCGGTTCCTGATCGCCTCGGTCCTCATGCTCGGGTGCGCCGGCGCGTCGAGCGCGCCAGCGGCCGAGGCGCCCCCGGCCGCCGCGTCTGCCGCGGAAGGGGGAATCACCTGGAAGCCGATCCCCGCGGGGACCTTCACCATGGGCTGCACGACGGGCGACAGGGATTGCGGCTCCGAGCTGCCGCACGCCGTGACGATCACGCGCGCGTTCCTGATGGCGGAGACGGAGACGACGAACGGGTCGTACCGCCTCTGCGTCAGCTCCGGTGCCTGCAAGGCGCCGAAGGAGTGGGTGGGAGGCGAGAACGAGCCGGTCGTGAACGTGGAGAAGAGCGACGCCGTTTCGTTCTGCGCGTGGGCGGGGGGACGACTGCCGACGGAGGCCGAATGGGAGTACGCGGCGCGGGGAGGCCGGAGCGGGCTCATCTACCCGAACGGCAGCACCATCAGTCACGACGACGCGAACTACTCCGGTACGGGGGGCCGCGACCAGTGGGAGGAGGTCGCGCCGGTGAGGTCGTTCCCTCCCAACGGCTACGGCCTCTACGACATGGCCGGCAACGTCTGGGAGTGGGTCAGCGACGGGTACGACTCGTATCGGCCCGGCCCTGCCGTCGATCCAAAGGGCCCGGCAACAGGTGTCGCCCGCCTGAACCGCGGCGGCTCGTGGTACAGCTTCCCGAGCTTCCTGCGCGTCTCGTATCGGGTCTCGGTCGGGGCCGAGACTCGCTTCGACTACGGGTTCCGTTGCGTACGGAACAGGCTCGCTGAGGCTTCCGCCCCTGGGCCCTGCACGGCGTCCGTGCAAACGCGGCGGGTCGTGGCGGGAATCCCCCGGCAGCCGCGGTGCGGGAACAAAGCGGCTCCCGGGCGCGTTCCAGCTGCGTCGCCGCCCCGCTTCGGACGCGGGCGGCCAGGAGGCTCCATGGATCCCTCGCGTCTCGTCCTCGGCATCGCCCGCGCCGCCCTCGGCGGGGGGAAGAAGAAGGCTGGAAAGGCCCGAGGCTTCCTCTCCACTTCGGGCCTGTTGACGCCGGCCAGCCTTCTCGGCGCGGCCGGGGTCGCCTGGGGCGTCTGGGAGACGCTCCAGGCGAAGGGGGGCGGGCCGGGGGGCGGCCCTCCCGTCCCCCCGACCCCGCCGACGCTTCCGCCTCCGCCGGGGCCCGCCCTCGCGGTCCCCGCCCGCGCGGCGGCCGTGGCGGAGGCGCCGTTCCCCCCGGAGGCGCTCCGGCTCGTGAGGCTCGCGCTCTCGGCGGCCCGGGCCGACGGCGTCCTCTCGGACGGGGAACGCGAGGCGCTCCTCGCCGTCGCCCGCGCCGAGGGGGCCGAGGACGCGGTCGCGGCGGAGATCGCGCGGCCGACGCCGCTCTCCGAGGTTCTCCGCGACGCCCCCCCGTCGAGCCGGGAAGAGCTCTACGTCCTCGCCTTCACGGTCGTGCGCGCCGACGAGGGGGTCTCCGGCACCGAGAGGGTCTACCTCGCGCACCTGGCGAACCGCCTCTCTCTCACGCCCGACCGGACGGCCGCGCTCGAGGCGAGGACCGCGGCGGCGATCGACGCCGCCCCGGTCTCCTGA
- a CDS encoding MBL fold metallo-hydrolase, translating into MHTLDLGHGRERTTAAYLIESGGEAALVETGPDATFPNLVAGLARHGLTPRDVKTVFLTHIHLDHAGGAWRMAREGATVHVHPKGAPHLADPSKLLASAKRIYAEKMDELWGTLEPIPPERLRPTEDGEVIRVGAAEVLVVATPGHAIHHNAYLVDGLAFTGDVGGVRVAGGPVLPPTPPPDIDLPVWRASLARLRELKPVALYPTHFDRFDDVEEHLDALEVELSAWAGWVKARMEEGKDEAAIVPEFVAWLTGRLREAGVSEEGLVEYGYALPFAMNVTGLMRYWKNAARA; encoded by the coding sequence ATCCACACGCTCGACCTCGGCCACGGCAGGGAGCGGACGACGGCGGCCTACCTCATCGAGTCGGGCGGCGAGGCGGCGCTCGTCGAGACGGGGCCCGACGCGACCTTCCCGAACCTCGTCGCCGGACTCGCCCGGCACGGCCTGACGCCGCGGGACGTGAAGACGGTCTTCCTCACCCACATCCACCTCGACCACGCCGGCGGGGCGTGGCGGATGGCGCGGGAAGGGGCGACGGTCCACGTCCACCCGAAGGGGGCGCCGCACCTGGCCGATCCGTCGAAGCTCCTCGCCTCGGCGAAGCGGATCTACGCGGAGAAGATGGACGAGCTCTGGGGGACGCTCGAGCCGATTCCTCCCGAGCGGCTCCGGCCGACGGAGGACGGCGAGGTGATCCGCGTGGGAGCTGCGGAGGTCCTCGTCGTCGCGACGCCCGGGCACGCGATCCACCACAACGCCTACCTCGTCGACGGGCTCGCGTTCACGGGCGACGTCGGCGGCGTGAGGGTCGCCGGAGGGCCGGTGCTTCCGCCGACGCCCCCTCCCGACATCGACCTCCCGGTCTGGCGGGCCTCGCTCGCGCGCCTGCGCGAGCTGAAGCCCGTGGCGCTCTACCCGACGCACTTCGACCGGTTCGACGACGTGGAGGAGCACCTCGACGCCCTCGAGGTCGAGCTCTCGGCCTGGGCCGGCTGGGTGAAGGCCCGGATGGAAGAGGGGAAGGACGAGGCCGCGATCGTCCCCGAATTCGTGGCCTGGCTCACCGGGCGGCTCCGCGAGGCGGGCGTCTCGGAGGAGGGGCTCGTGGAGTACGGCTACGCGCTGCCGTTCGCGATGAACGTGACCGGGCTCATGCGCTACTGGAAGAACGCGGCGCGCGCCTAG
- a CDS encoding FAD-dependent oxidoreductase: protein MRNVLSSSGIQVAQERGMERYNIVVIGAGSGGLVVAAGATGLGARVALAEKHRMGGDCLNTGCVPSKALLAAVKALQHAREGGRFGLNLPEPGPQDWKAVQAWVRSTQARIAPHDSVERFTGLGVEVFQGAARLKSAHEVEIAGRRSGGGTSSSPPAPGRRSPRLPGLAEAGFLTNETVFEMDERPGSLVVMGGGPIGTELGQAFARLGTKVTIVSSTAHICAKEDPDVAAVLAARLRGEGVRILDGSRATRVASRDGKKIVTVARAGGVETEVEADEILVAVGRTANVDGLGLEAAGVRFSKKGIEIDARCRTNVPSVWAVGDVAGGPLFTHWAGHQARVVIRNTLFPGTTRHDLANLPWTTFTEPEIAHVGLNETNAKAGSTPHQVFKVTFDDVDRAVCDGESEGYFAKVVAGPKGEILGATIVHPRAGDLLAELVLAKKHGITLARLSATIHTYPSLSEVNRALGDAYMRTKLTPGTKARLTKVFRWLRR from the coding sequence GTGCGAAACGTTCTGTCGAGTTCGGGCATCCAGGTGGCACAGGAGCGGGGAATGGAGCGCTACAACATCGTCGTGATCGGCGCCGGCTCCGGCGGGCTCGTCGTGGCCGCCGGAGCGACGGGTCTTGGGGCCCGCGTGGCGCTGGCCGAGAAGCACCGGATGGGGGGCGACTGCCTGAACACGGGCTGCGTCCCCTCGAAGGCGCTCCTCGCCGCGGTGAAGGCGCTTCAGCACGCGCGGGAGGGAGGCCGTTTCGGCCTGAACCTCCCGGAGCCGGGCCCCCAGGACTGGAAGGCGGTGCAGGCCTGGGTCCGGTCGACCCAGGCGCGCATCGCGCCCCACGATTCCGTCGAGCGGTTCACCGGGCTGGGCGTGGAGGTCTTTCAGGGCGCGGCGAGGCTGAAGTCGGCCCACGAGGTCGAGATCGCGGGAAGACGGTCTGGGGGCGGCACATCGTCGTCGCCACCGGCTCCCGGGCGACGGTCCCCGCGACTCCCGGGACTCGCCGAGGCGGGATTCCTGACGAACGAGACGGTCTTCGAGATGGACGAGCGGCCGGGATCGCTCGTCGTCATGGGAGGTGGTCCGATCGGTACGGAGCTGGGACAGGCTTTCGCCCGGCTCGGGACGAAGGTGACGATCGTCTCCTCCACGGCTCACATCTGCGCGAAGGAAGACCCGGACGTGGCTGCCGTCCTCGCGGCGAGACTCCGGGGCGAAGGGGTTCGAATCCTCGACGGGAGCCGCGCGACGCGTGTCGCGTCGCGCGACGGAAAGAAGATCGTGACCGTCGCCCGGGCGGGAGGCGTCGAGACTGAGGTCGAAGCCGACGAGATCCTCGTCGCCGTCGGCCGAACGGCAAACGTCGACGGCCTCGGGCTCGAGGCGGCGGGAGTGAGATTCTCGAAGAAGGGAATCGAGATCGACGCGAGGTGCCGGACGAACGTTCCGTCGGTCTGGGCGGTGGGAGATGTGGCCGGTGGCCCGCTCTTTACGCACTGGGCGGGGCACCAGGCGAGGGTCGTCATCCGGAACACTCTCTTCCCCGGTACGACGCGGCACGATCTCGCGAACCTCCCGTGGACGACGTTCACTGAGCCGGAGATCGCGCACGTGGGACTGAACGAGACGAACGCGAAGGCGGGGAGCACTCCACACCAGGTCTTCAAGGTGACGTTTGACGACGTCGACCGCGCCGTCTGCGACGGCGAATCCGAGGGGTACTTCGCGAAGGTGGTCGCCGGGCCAAAAGGGGAGATCCTGGGCGCCACGATCGTCCACCCGCGCGCGGGAGACCTGCTGGCCGAGCTGGTCCTGGCGAAGAAGCACGGGATCACCCTCGCCAGGCTCTCCGCGACGATCCACACCTACCCGAGCCTCTCCGAAGTGAACCGGGCGCTCGGAGACGCATACATGCGAACGAAGCTGACTCCCGGCACGAAGGCCCGGCTGACGAAGGTGTTCCGGTGGCTGAGACGCTGA
- a CDS encoding ankyrin repeat domain-containing protein — MAFLLAPTGSQVQARGAGAPPPSLERLLQAARTGDVAGVTSALSSGAPIDGGDPKWGETALMRAAAFGQRATVQALLSAGANPLVESAGKRTALHAAAEGGDVDILRDLLTKGLPVDGGADRGDTPLTVACAARRPAAIEALVAAGARHEAMGSDCGTLADLIDRSLANDTGSRDLPVIRAFIRARSGLEVAGRVSGTPIQAVVAGCHHPDAPEVARLLIDAGVDLEVKTAAGLTVRDEARRRLRGEPRCAATVAEFDRRGGRR; from the coding sequence ATGGCGTTTCTGCTCGCACCGACGGGGTCGCAGGTGCAGGCAAGAGGAGCAGGCGCGCCGCCGCCGAGCCTGGAGCGCCTGCTGCAAGCCGCTCGCACCGGCGACGTGGCGGGCGTCACGAGCGCCCTGTCCAGCGGCGCGCCGATCGACGGCGGCGACCCGAAATGGGGAGAGACGGCCCTGATGCGCGCGGCGGCCTTCGGTCAACGCGCGACGGTGCAGGCCTTGCTCTCGGCGGGCGCGAATCCGCTGGTGGAGTCGGCCGGCAAACGCACGGCGCTCCACGCCGCGGCCGAGGGCGGCGATGTCGACATCCTCCGCGACCTTCTGACGAAGGGACTCCCCGTCGATGGCGGCGCCGATCGGGGGGACACTCCCCTGACGGTGGCCTGTGCCGCACGCCGACCGGCGGCCATCGAGGCGCTGGTGGCGGCCGGCGCCAGGCACGAGGCCATGGGCAGCGACTGCGGCACGCTGGCCGACCTCATCGATCGTTCGCTCGCGAACGACACCGGGTCCCGCGACCTGCCGGTCATCCGCGCGTTCATCCGTGCGAGGTCCGGACTCGAGGTCGCCGGGCGGGTCTCGGGGACGCCCATCCAGGCCGTGGTCGCAGGCTGCCACCACCCCGATGCGCCGGAGGTCGCGCGCCTGCTGATCGACGCCGGAGTCGACCTCGAGGTGAAGACCGCCGCGGGGCTGACCGTGAGGGACGAGGCACGTCGACGCCTGCGCGGCGAGCCGCGCTGCGCGGCCACGGTGGCCGAGTTCGATCGCCGGGGAGGCCGCCGATGA